In Rubidibacter lacunae KORDI 51-2, the following proteins share a genomic window:
- a CDS encoding SRPBCC family protein — protein MILNFSLKLFAQKGQLSCHFSLFKTYRALSNAPVDVLWEKLVNLADASWNPLVRHTNAPRGLLAKPGLIYQVVTRLTPIPVRVFVERVCPGELLSLRVLAIPGLENRVTYRVESTLIGTFVSCSITLRGWLSPLLWWMIQPYAARVAAALARSAERALAGGEEALA, from the coding sequence GTGATTCTCAACTTTTCCCTCAAGTTATTTGCCCAGAAGGGGCAACTGTCCTGCCACTTTTCACTATTCAAAACGTATCGCGCGCTCAGCAATGCGCCCGTGGACGTTTTGTGGGAGAAACTCGTCAACCTCGCCGACGCCTCGTGGAACCCACTCGTCCGCCACACCAATGCACCGCGAGGCCTGCTAGCCAAGCCAGGGTTGATTTACCAAGTCGTCACGCGCCTGACGCCAATCCCCGTTCGCGTCTTTGTAGAGCGCGTTTGCCCCGGCGAACTGCTGAGCTTGCGCGTGCTCGCGATTCCGGGACTGGAGAATCGCGTTACGTATCGGGTAGAGTCCACGCTAATCGGCACCTTTGTTTCTTGTTCGATTACGCTGCGCGGGTGGCTATCCCCGCTGCTTTGGTGGATGATCCAACCCTACGCTGCGCGGGTGGCGGCAGCTCTAGCGCGCTCGGCAGAACGCGCTCTGGCAGGTGGTGAAGAAGCGTTGGCTTAG
- the hemF gene encoding oxygen-dependent coproporphyrinogen oxidase has protein sequence MVTTQTTTSPTPAAPPTDARTRVGQFMRQLQDEICTALETLDGGDRGFREDSWERPGGGGGRSRVLSAGNLFEQGGVNFSEVFGDRLPPSILKQRPEAEGHGFYATGTSMVLHPHSPYVPTVHLNYRYFEAGPVWWFGGGADLTPYYPFAEDAAHFHRTFQQACDTHHPEYYPTFKRWCDEYFYLKHRQETRGVGGIFFDYQDGRGKLYRGTHAEGVAAAYSEGRGELEPRDWEQLFAFVRDCGQAFLPAYTPIAERRRDRSYGDRERQFQLYRRGRYVEFNLVYDRGTIFGLQTNGRTESILMSLPPLVRWEYEYQPEPSSPEAELYNTFLKPQDWATWSPT, from the coding sequence ATCGTGACGACCCAGACAACTACATCCCCAACTCCAGCTGCACCGCCGACCGATGCTCGTACCCGTGTCGGGCAATTTATGCGCCAGCTCCAGGACGAAATTTGCACAGCCTTGGAAACTCTAGATGGCGGCGATCGCGGCTTTCGTGAAGATAGCTGGGAGCGTCCCGGCGGCGGTGGTGGGCGATCGCGGGTGTTGAGTGCGGGCAATTTGTTCGAGCAGGGCGGCGTGAATTTCTCCGAAGTCTTCGGCGATCGCCTCCCGCCTTCGATTCTCAAGCAACGCCCCGAAGCTGAAGGACACGGATTCTACGCCACGGGCACGTCGATGGTGCTGCACCCGCACAGTCCCTATGTCCCGACAGTTCACCTGAATTACCGCTACTTTGAGGCAGGTCCGGTGTGGTGGTTTGGCGGCGGCGCGGATCTGACGCCCTATTATCCATTTGCCGAAGATGCCGCCCATTTTCACCGCACGTTTCAGCAGGCTTGCGACACACACCACCCCGAGTACTATCCGACATTCAAGCGTTGGTGCGATGAATACTTCTACCTCAAGCACCGCCAGGAAACGCGGGGTGTTGGTGGGATATTCTTCGACTACCAAGACGGACGCGGCAAGCTCTATCGCGGTACGCACGCTGAGGGTGTGGCGGCAGCCTACAGCGAGGGCCGGGGCGAGTTAGAACCGCGCGACTGGGAACAGTTATTTGCCTTCGTTCGAGATTGCGGGCAGGCGTTCTTGCCAGCCTATACACCGATCGCCGAGCGGCGACGCGATCGCTCCTACGGCGATCGCGAGCGGCAGTTCCAGCTCTATCGGCGCGGGCGCTACGTCGAGTTCAATTTGGTGTACGACCGGGGCACGATCTTCGGTCTGCAAACCAACGGCCGCACGGAATCGATTTTGATGTCCCTCCCGCCTTTGGTGCGTTGGGAATACGAATACCAACCGGAACCGAGCTCGCCCGAAGCGGAACTCTACAATACCTTTCTCAAGCCCCAAGATTGGGCAACCTGGTCGCCGACTTAG
- a CDS encoding ABC transporter ATP-binding protein produces MIEVEHLSKVYGSTPALRDVTFSVEPGEVLGFLGPNGAGKTTTMRILSGYMPATTGTARVAGFDVHDDSMAVRKHIGYLPETPPLHPDMSVEGYLYFVARIKGVPAGDRAAKVTSAIGRCGLADRRYQLIHKLSKGYRQRVGIAQAIVHDPPVIILDEPTVGLDPRQIVEVRNLVRSFAGERTVVISTHILPEVSMTCNRVAIVANGRVVATDKPENLLARLCGKANDYDIELDGDLPAVLPHLQAIPGVAEISVQLLPNGRSRLRASCTPECEPGKDLAAAIVTSGLGLHELRRTRPSLEDAFLQLTTRENLADSEAGGLDGDIDSESAAIAPDAKSAGDPSARGTTEPDTDRGVGSMTMATGDDTARAEDDRAT; encoded by the coding sequence ATGATTGAAGTCGAGCATCTAAGCAAGGTTTACGGTTCCACCCCAGCACTCAGGGACGTGACGTTTTCGGTTGAGCCGGGTGAAGTCCTCGGGTTCCTGGGTCCGAACGGCGCAGGCAAAACTACCACGATGCGCATCCTCTCGGGCTACATGCCGGCAACGACAGGAACGGCACGTGTGGCCGGCTTCGACGTTCACGATGACTCCATGGCCGTGCGCAAGCACATTGGCTATTTGCCGGAAACCCCACCGCTGCACCCTGATATGAGCGTTGAGGGGTATTTGTATTTTGTGGCACGGATTAAAGGCGTACCGGCCGGCGATCGCGCGGCTAAAGTTACCTCGGCGATCGGGCGCTGCGGACTCGCCGACCGCCGCTATCAGCTCATCCACAAGTTATCCAAGGGCTATCGCCAGCGCGTTGGGATTGCCCAGGCGATCGTTCACGACCCGCCAGTCATCATTCTCGACGAGCCGACAGTCGGGCTCGACCCGCGCCAGATCGTCGAAGTGCGCAACTTGGTTCGCAGCTTTGCCGGCGAGCGCACCGTCGTTATTTCGACGCATATCTTGCCCGAAGTGAGCATGACCTGCAATCGCGTCGCGATCGTGGCGAATGGGCGGGTTGTGGCAACCGACAAGCCTGAAAACCTTCTAGCACGTCTCTGCGGCAAAGCCAACGACTATGACATCGAACTAGACGGCGATTTGCCAGCTGTCCTCCCGCACCTTCAGGCAATCCCAGGAGTTGCAGAAATCTCGGTCCAGTTGCTGCCCAACGGGCGCTCCCGCCTGCGGGCGAGCTGCACGCCCGAGTGCGAGCCGGGCAAAGATCTTGCCGCAGCTATCGTAACGAGCGGTTTGGGCTTGCACGAACTGCGGCGAACGCGTCCGTCTCTGGAGGATGCATTCTTGCAGCTAACCACGCGCGAAAACCTTGCTGATAGTGAAGCCGGTGGTTTGGACGGCGATATCGATAGCGAATCAGCGGCGATCGCACCGGACGCCAAATCCGCCGGCGACCCAAGCGCGCGCGGTACGACCGAGCCGGACACCGACCGAGGGGTTGGCTCGATGACGATGGCGACCGGGGACGATACCGCTCGCGCTGAGGATGACAGAGCAACCTGA
- a CDS encoding UPF0182 family protein: MLFQNRLARLALAVVGTLLLGELAVRTTAEVLWFQEVGYLPLLLLRMGTQAGLWLAIAIGSAVFLLGNLELAERCICPDATTAIPASDRARGAGVSVGSMRLRVLLPVVVVLAIAISLLMLHYLQIGGSFFRTDWSLPPAGSAISVPGNPENYTLPTSLGERPLFEVSFLRRLWQQLTTAAVSTLGAIAFVMLVLMRHRLILRAVAVLLSIFFASIVAANWTRVLLFLHAQPFERVEPLFGRDIGFYVFKLPIWELLNFFIGGLFWYALLSASLIYLLAGNSISQGKFLGFSYPQLRHLYFLGSVVSMMLAVRHALARFELLYSARGVTYGASYTDIAVQLPTETVLSLIAASTAIWLMLRATPLLGRRRILGRSPWVGLALYVCALLLGATLSPVVQRVNVQPNELDRELSYIERSIKLTRAAFGLDAIDVQTFDPEADLTADDLRRNSRTIRNIRLWDARTLLATNRQLQQIRLYYKFPDADMDRYTLLRNPLAGDPTTERQQVLISARELDFSAVPAQAQTWLNKHLIYTHGYGFTLSPVNQVGEGGLPEYFVKDIATGAEAGDLETASESIRDSIPIGLPRIYFGELTDTYILTNTRKLELDFPSGEDNVYTTYAGSGGISVGSLQRRLLFASYLKDWQMLLTRNLTPDTMLLMRRNIKQRIQAIAPFLRFDGDPYLVTADTGSAADRESQNYLKWIVDAYTISDRYPYSDPGKYTFNYIRNSVKIVVDAYNGDVTFYLADPTDPIARAWSDIFPDMFVPLDAMPEPLSVHIRYPLNLFQVQAEQLLAYHMTDPQVFYNREDQWQIPREVYGSKVQSVKPDYLIMKLPMEKAEEFVLLMPFAPTERNNMIAWLAGRSDGRNYGKQLLYQFPRQRLIFGPEQIEALINQDPIISQQIALWDRQGSRAVQGDLLVIPIERSLLYVEPVYLEAESNSLPTLVRVIVVFENRIAMANTLEGALQAIFEPGAIGVDDGEDLGLESSTTPIVRPVESLPEDTAIPSLPDNP; this comes from the coding sequence ATGCTGTTCCAGAACCGCCTCGCGCGCCTTGCCCTCGCCGTTGTCGGCACCTTGCTCCTGGGCGAACTTGCAGTTCGCACGACGGCTGAAGTGCTTTGGTTCCAGGAAGTCGGATACCTGCCACTCCTCCTCTTAAGAATGGGAACGCAAGCCGGGCTGTGGCTGGCGATCGCGATCGGCTCGGCTGTCTTTTTATTGGGCAATTTGGAACTGGCCGAGCGCTGTATCTGCCCCGATGCCACAACAGCCATTCCGGCATCCGATCGCGCTCGTGGTGCTGGAGTCTCCGTCGGCAGCATGCGGTTGCGCGTGCTTCTGCCGGTAGTGGTCGTGTTGGCAATCGCCATCAGCTTATTGATGCTGCACTACCTGCAGATCGGCGGGAGTTTTTTCCGAACGGATTGGTCCCTGCCGCCGGCGGGAAGTGCGATCTCCGTTCCAGGCAATCCAGAGAATTATACGCTGCCCACCAGCTTGGGAGAGCGGCCGCTGTTCGAGGTTTCCTTTCTCCGCCGACTCTGGCAGCAACTCACAACCGCTGCAGTCTCAACCTTGGGCGCGATCGCTTTCGTGATGCTCGTATTGATGCGGCACCGCCTCATACTGCGCGCCGTTGCCGTTTTGCTGAGCATTTTCTTCGCCTCAATCGTGGCAGCAAATTGGACGCGCGTGCTGTTGTTCCTCCACGCTCAGCCATTCGAGCGTGTCGAGCCGCTGTTCGGTCGCGATATCGGGTTTTATGTCTTCAAATTGCCGATTTGGGAGTTGCTGAACTTCTTCATTGGCGGTTTGTTTTGGTACGCGCTGCTGTCGGCAAGCCTGATTTATTTGCTCGCAGGCAACAGCATTTCTCAAGGCAAGTTTCTCGGCTTCAGCTATCCGCAACTACGCCACCTATACTTCCTCGGCAGCGTGGTGTCGATGATGCTGGCAGTGCGCCACGCGCTGGCGCGCTTCGAACTCCTTTATTCCGCTCGCGGGGTTACCTACGGCGCAAGCTACACCGACATTGCCGTCCAGTTGCCGACCGAAACCGTCCTGAGTTTAATTGCAGCGTCAACGGCGATATGGTTGATGCTGCGAGCGACTCCCCTGCTCGGGCGGCGGCGCATTCTCGGGCGATCGCCGTGGGTCGGGCTGGCACTTTACGTCTGTGCTTTGCTATTGGGCGCAACCCTGAGTCCGGTCGTGCAGCGCGTGAACGTGCAACCCAACGAGCTCGACCGCGAACTCTCTTACATCGAGCGCAGCATCAAGCTCACCCGTGCCGCATTCGGACTCGACGCGATCGATGTACAAACCTTCGATCCTGAAGCCGACCTCACCGCTGACGATTTGCGCCGGAACAGTAGGACGATCCGCAATATCCGCCTGTGGGACGCACGTACGCTGCTGGCAACCAACCGCCAGCTGCAGCAAATTCGACTCTATTACAAATTTCCCGACGCCGACATGGATCGCTATACGTTGCTGCGCAACCCCCTGGCGGGCGATCCCACAACTGAGCGCCAGCAAGTCCTAATTTCCGCCCGCGAACTGGACTTCAGCGCTGTCCCCGCTCAAGCCCAAACCTGGTTGAATAAGCATCTGATCTATACTCACGGCTATGGCTTCACCCTGTCTCCGGTCAACCAAGTGGGTGAAGGCGGCTTGCCCGAATATTTTGTTAAAGACATTGCCACGGGGGCTGAGGCTGGCGACCTAGAAACTGCTAGCGAGTCCATCCGCGACAGTATTCCGATCGGCTTGCCGCGTATCTACTTTGGCGAGCTGACCGATACCTACATTCTGACCAACACCAGAAAGCTCGAGCTCGACTTCCCCAGCGGTGAAGACAACGTTTACACCACCTACGCGGGTTCGGGCGGCATTTCAGTCGGATCGCTGCAGCGGCGGTTGTTGTTCGCGTCATATCTCAAAGATTGGCAAATGCTGCTGACTCGCAACCTGACGCCGGACACGATGCTGCTGATGCGCCGCAATATCAAGCAGCGCATTCAGGCGATCGCGCCCTTTCTACGCTTCGACGGCGATCCTTACCTGGTTACGGCCGATACTGGCTCGGCAGCCGACCGTGAGTCCCAAAACTACCTGAAGTGGATCGTCGATGCCTATACGATTAGCGATCGGTATCCCTACTCAGATCCGGGCAAATATACCTTCAACTACATCCGTAACTCCGTCAAGATCGTCGTCGATGCTTACAACGGTGACGTGACGTTTTATCTTGCCGACCCTACAGATCCGATCGCGCGCGCCTGGAGCGACATTTTTCCCGACATGTTCGTGCCTTTGGACGCCATGCCCGAGCCCTTAAGCGTTCACATCCGCTATCCGCTTAACCTGTTCCAAGTTCAGGCCGAGCAGTTGCTGGCTTATCACATGACCGATCCGCAAGTGTTCTATAACCGCGAGGACCAGTGGCAGATTCCGCGAGAAGTTTATGGCAGCAAGGTCCAGAGCGTCAAGCCCGACTACTTGATCATGAAACTCCCGATGGAAAAAGCGGAGGAATTTGTGCTGCTGATGCCATTTGCCCCAACCGAGCGCAATAACATGATTGCTTGGCTAGCGGGGCGTTCGGACGGCCGCAATTACGGCAAGCAGCTACTATACCAATTTCCCAGACAGCGCTTGATTTTCGGGCCGGAGCAGATCGAAGCATTAATCAATCAAGATCCGATCATTTCGCAGCAGATCGCACTCTGGGATCGACAGGGGTCGCGGGCGGTGCAAGGGGATTTATTGGTTATTCCCATCGAGCGTTCCCTGCTCTACGTCGAACCGGTCTACCTCGAAGCCGAGAGCAATAGCCTGCCGACGCTGGTGCGGGTCATCGTCGTCTTCGAAAACCGCATTGCGATGGCAAACACCCTCGAAGGTGCCCTGCAGGCGATTTTTGAACCAGGTGCGATCGGGGTTGACGACGGAGAAGATCTCGGTTTGGAGTCTTCAACCACTCCCATCGTCCGCCCTGTGGAAAGCCTGCCTGAGGACACTGCTATTCCGTCGCTGCCAGACAACCCATAA
- a CDS encoding phycobiliprotein lyase gives MDIREFCEQSTGTWFVQRTHYDIDGQTLDSGKADIAAELVGMSDPQVAQLCQRAGIAPEAGWICVKTSWDTAPDPAKPKATGSALLLLLPDADGPDVTGQTGRIVHANLRELDSSDALASGSYRLATDALSLTIATESVLWEERIWFANSNLRMRTVHKRVGDRVQAAFYSEIRRVGT, from the coding sequence ATGGACATCAGGGAATTCTGCGAGCAAAGCACTGGCACGTGGTTCGTCCAGCGCACTCACTACGATATCGACGGACAGACACTCGACAGCGGGAAAGCAGATATTGCTGCCGAGCTAGTTGGGATGAGCGACCCACAGGTGGCGCAGCTATGTCAGCGAGCAGGTATCGCGCCGGAAGCTGGTTGGATTTGCGTTAAAACCAGTTGGGACACCGCTCCCGATCCGGCTAAACCTAAAGCAACTGGAAGCGCGCTGCTTCTGTTGCTACCAGATGCCGACGGTCCGGATGTTACCGGACAAACGGGGCGGATCGTGCACGCCAACCTTCGAGAGCTAGACAGCAGCGATGCGCTGGCGAGCGGCAGCTACCGCTTGGCGACCGATGCTCTCAGCTTGACGATCGCGACCGAGAGCGTGCTGTGGGAAGAACGCATCTGGTTTGCCAACTCCAACTTGCGCATGCGGACGGTGCACAAGCGCGTCGGCGATCGCGTGCAGGCGGCATTCTATTCAGAGATCCGGCGCGTCGGCACCTGA
- a CDS encoding glutamyl-tRNA reductase, translating into MRIVVVGLSHRTAPVHVREKLSIQDHAVEGAIAQLGQLPHVEEVAILSTCNRLEIYAAVRECQQGVREVSQFLAERGGLPLSQLRRHLFVLLHQDATRHLMRVSAGLDSLVLGEGQILAQVKHGHKLAQKHKGLGRLLDRLFKQALAAGKRVRSETNIGTGAMSISSAAVELAQTQVPDLGRCRIAIIGAGKMARLLVQHLLSKGATQIAIVNRSRQRANELAAQFPAANLQLCELSELIEVVATSDIAFTSTAASEPLLDRAKIEAALAPDCRLLLCDIAVPRNVSEDVGELPQVDAFNVDDLKAVVAKNAESRRQMAREAEVLLEEEVRAYELWQRSLDAVPTISCLREKVETIREQELEKALSRLGTEFAEKHKETIEALTRGIVNKILHEPMVELRAQQDIEMRRRTLQSLQLLFKLDVSEQQYG; encoded by the coding sequence ATGCGAATCGTTGTCGTCGGACTCAGCCACCGTACTGCCCCCGTCCACGTCCGAGAAAAGCTCAGTATTCAAGACCATGCCGTGGAGGGCGCGATCGCCCAGCTTGGCCAATTGCCCCATGTCGAAGAGGTGGCAATTCTCAGCACCTGCAACCGGCTTGAAATTTACGCTGCCGTTCGCGAATGCCAGCAGGGCGTCCGCGAGGTGTCTCAGTTCCTGGCCGAACGCGGGGGGCTCCCCTTATCGCAACTGCGCCGCCATCTCTTTGTTTTGCTGCATCAGGATGCTACTCGCCACCTGATGCGCGTGTCCGCCGGTCTTGATAGCCTCGTGCTTGGAGAAGGGCAGATCCTCGCCCAAGTCAAGCACGGTCACAAGCTCGCCCAAAAGCATAAAGGGCTCGGGCGCTTGCTCGATCGTCTCTTCAAGCAGGCACTCGCCGCCGGCAAGCGCGTCCGCAGCGAAACCAATATCGGGACGGGTGCGATGTCGATCAGCTCTGCCGCGGTTGAGCTCGCCCAAACCCAAGTGCCCGACCTCGGTCGCTGTCGCATTGCCATTATCGGTGCGGGCAAGATGGCGCGATTGCTAGTGCAGCACTTACTCTCCAAGGGCGCGACGCAAATCGCGATCGTCAACCGCTCGCGCCAGCGCGCCAACGAACTTGCCGCTCAGTTCCCCGCTGCCAATTTACAGTTGTGCGAGCTGTCCGAGCTGATCGAAGTCGTCGCCACCAGCGATATTGCTTTCACGAGCACTGCGGCCAGCGAACCGCTGCTCGATCGCGCCAAAATCGAAGCTGCCCTTGCCCCCGACTGCCGCTTGTTGCTATGCGACATTGCCGTACCGCGCAATGTCAGCGAAGATGTCGGCGAGTTACCTCAGGTCGATGCGTTTAATGTCGACGACCTCAAAGCTGTCGTGGCGAAGAACGCCGAGAGCCGCCGTCAGATGGCCCGCGAAGCCGAAGTGTTGCTCGAAGAGGAAGTGCGCGCCTACGAACTTTGGCAGCGATCGCTGGATGCCGTGCCCACGATCAGCTGCCTGCGCGAGAAAGTCGAGACGATTCGCGAACAGGAACTTGAAAAAGCCCTATCGCGCCTGGGAACGGAATTTGCCGAGAAGCACAAGGAAACCATCGAAGCGCTAACGCGCGGCATCGTCAACAAAATTTTGCACGAGCCGATGGTCGAGCTGCGCGCCCAGCAAGACATCGAAATGCGCCGCCGTACCCTACAGTCGCTGCAGCTGTTGTTTAAGTTGGATGTAAGCGAACAGCAGTATGGCTAG
- a CDS encoding RNA recognition motif domain-containing protein, producing the protein MAIYVGNLSYDASEQDITDVFAEYGQVRRVHLPTDRDTGRMRGFAFVDMETLAQEDAAIDALDGAEWLGRALKVNKAKPREERGGSFGKRRY; encoded by the coding sequence ATGGCAATTTATGTAGGCAACCTGTCCTACGACGCTAGCGAGCAGGACATCACCGATGTGTTTGCCGAATACGGTCAGGTTCGACGCGTTCACCTGCCCACCGATCGCGACACCGGACGGATGCGCGGATTTGCATTTGTAGATATGGAGACGCTGGCCCAAGAAGACGCGGCGATCGACGCTTTAGACGGAGCTGAATGGCTCGGTCGAGCCCTCAAAGTTAACAAGGCAAAGCCGCGTGAAGAACGTGGCGGCTCGTTCGGTAAGCGCCGATACTAA